In the Oncorhynchus nerka isolate Pitt River linkage group LG2, Oner_Uvic_2.0, whole genome shotgun sequence genome, one interval contains:
- the LOC135561231 gene encoding uncharacterized protein LOC135561231 — MKAQNCVFLSALTMACPFVRDVVDEEALVLRRAFRRERVFRDRLDPLAFPDDHLYERYRLSADGIRYLCRLLGPRIKHRTARSHALSVEQMVCVALRFFASGAFLYSVGDAEQLNKATICRTIRSVCLAIKALADVFISFLATEDSVTSKRSSIGLQMVCNADCVISNVVAKWPGSVHDSRIFRASEIYHKVNSLVCCWETGGMAASLFS, encoded by the exons atgaaggcccaaaattgtgtgttcctttctgctctgacaatggcatgcccattcgtgcgagatgtggtggatgaagaagcacttgtgctgaggagagccttcaggcgagaaagggtcttcagggaccggttggacccactggccttccctgatgaccatctatatgaaagatacaggctttctgcagatggcatcaggtatctatgcagactactgggtcccaggattaagcaccgcactgcacggagccatgcactgagtgtggagcaaatggtttgtgtggccttgcgcttttttgctagtggagccttcctgtactcagtgggggatgcagaacagctgaacaaggccacaatttgccgcacaataaggagtgtgtgtctggctatcaaagcattagcagatgtcttcatctccttcctggccacagaagactctgtgacatcaaagaggagttctataggattgcag atggtctgcaatgctgactgtgtgatcagcaatgttgtggcaaaatggcctggctcagtccatgactccagaatctttcgggcctctgaaatctatcacaag gtgaattctctggtgtgttgctgggagacagggggtatggctgccagccttttctcctga